From Neospora caninum Liverpool complete genome, chromosome VIII, a single genomic window includes:
- a CDS encoding SRS domain-containing protein, whose amino-acid sequence MERNHFVAGLAGPACGVLFLLFVTCLCQASRAMEDQATAIVPNCAVSDNGTACDCNEPTGTGRTAEFTPSASLTESKNTISIQCPNQYEFRPTEKSKVCSVGEDKNAQDLETCNQGNVKIEKFLNPPPTSSPEWIASGAGQTTHSLTLPKSNFPLTNKKFFVGCQEQEGRVNRLLERTPAKKSCVVTVQVEAKKSSLHENVLTCGYGANSNTEKTPVATLTSDNNALTIVCGSEGQLHPTGTPTTAFLCDISTEECSTAVKLTDVFPNFKEAWITVEGETGSNKLVIPEDGFPEEDKMILLGCSLKTASGEDSKKKQNTTVQEEPTCKVKVVIPAGGRASAAASGPSSPMYAFAVGFLSLVVSGAYLTSY is encoded by the coding sequence ATGGAGCGGAATCATTTCGTTGCAGGGCTGGCGGGTCCGGCGTGTGGCGTGttgttccttcttttcgtAACATGTCTGTGCCAGGCGTCGAGGGCCATGGAAGACCAGGCGACGGCAATTGTTCCTAACTGCGCCGTGTCAGATAATGGTACTGCCTGTGATTGTAATGAGCCCACAGGTACGGGTAGAACAGCGGAATTCACTCCCAGTGCATCCCTGACAGAGTCTAAAAATACAATTAGCATCCAGTGTCCCAACCAATACGAATTCAGGCCCACTGAAAAATCGAAGGTATGCTCTGTGGGTGAAGATAAAAATGCACAGGACCTGGAAACCTGCAATCAAGGCAACGTCAAAATTGAAAAGTTCTTAAATCCACCCCCAACAAGTTCGCCAGAATGGATTGCAAGCGGCGCCGGTCAAACAACACATTCTTTAACCCTTCCGAAATCTAATTTCCCATTGACTAACAAGAAATTCTTCGTCGGTTGCCAAGAACAGGAAGGCCGTGTGAACCGGCTGCTGGAAAGAACCCCTGCAAAGAAATCATGCGTGGTGACCGTGCAAGTGGAGGCCAAGAAATCGTCGCTGCACGAGAACGTCCTCACTTGCGGCTACGGCGCAAACAGCAACACCGAAAAAACACCGGTGGCGACGCTGACTTCCGACAACAACGCACTGACTATCGTTTGCGGCTCAGAAGGCCAACTCCATCCGACTGGGACACCGACgactgccttcctctgcgaCATCTCCACAGAGGAGTGTTCGACAGCCGTAAAACTGACTGACGTGTTTCCTAACTTCAAAGAAGCCTGGATTACAGTGGAAGGGGAAACAGGCAGCAACAAGCTTGTGATCCCCGAGGACGGCTTCCCCGAGGAGGACAAAATGATTCTGTTGGGATGCAGCCTCAAGACGGCCTCAGGTGAGGACAGtaagaagaagcagaacaCAACTGTACAGGAGGAGCCTACGTGTAAGGTGAAGGTGGTTATCCCTGCTGGAGGTAGGGCTTCTGCGGCGGCCTCAGGCCCGAGCTCTCCGATGTATGCGTTCGCTGTgggatttctctctcttgtggTTTCTGGTGCATACTTGACTTCGTACTAG
- a CDS encoding SRS domain-containing protein encodes MERKSFFSSLARPAVGVLLIFFAACLCRLSMAQINRPTSIPIAPTCDVTENGTACVCEESVKGRAQESASSATLSESHNTISVQCPEQYGFVPSDGTKVCSVDTDTNATDLGTCNTHNEKIEAFLNPVPASPPQWSASDTTTTPHSLSLPQSHFPLTDKKFFVGCLEQEDRLNKLLQGTPPKKSCVVTVQVEAKKSSLHENVLTCGYGANSNTEKTPVATLTSDNNALTIVCGSEGQLQPSGKPTTAFLCDISTEECSTAVKLTDVFPNFTEAWITVEGETGSNKLVIPEDGFPEEDKMIMLGCSLKTVSGDDKKKNENTTVQEEPTCKVKVVIPAGGRSSAAASGPSSPMYAVAVGLLSLVVSSTFLTSH; translated from the coding sequence ATGGAGCGGAAGAGTTTCTTTTCAAGCCTGGCGCGGCCGGCGGTTGGTGTCCTGTTGATTTTTTTCGCAGCATGTCTGTGCCGGTTGTCGATGGCCCAGATTAACCGGCCTACATCTATACCGATTGCGCCCACGTGCGATGTGACAGAGAATGGTACTGCCTGTGTTTGCGAAGAATCAGTTAAGGGCCGTGCACAAGAATCTGCCTCCAGCGCAACCCTGTCGGAGTCTCACAATACAATTAGCGTCCAGTGTCCCGAACAATACGGCTTCGTGCCCAGTGATGGAACGAAGGTATGCTCTGTGGATACAGATACAAATGCGACGGACCTGGGAACCTGTAACACACACAACGAAAAAATTGAAGCGTTCTTAAATCCAGTCCCAGCAAGTCCGCCACAGTGGAGCGCAAGCGACACTACTACAACGCCGCATTCTTTATCCCTTCCACAATCTCATTTCCCATTGACTGACAAGAAATTCTTCGTAGGTTGCCTAGAACAGGAAGACCGTCTGAACAAGCTGCTGCAAGGAACCCCTCCAAAGAAATCATGCGTGGTGACTGTGCAAGTGGAGGCCAAGAAATCGTCGCTGCACGAGAACGTCCTCACTTGCGGCTACGGCGCAAACAGCAACACCGAAAAAACACCGGTGGCGACGCTGACTTCCGACAACAACGCACTGACTATCGTTTGCGGCTCAGAAGGCCAACTGCAGCCGAGTGGGAAGCCGACgactgccttcctctgcgaCATCTCCACAGAGGAGTGTTCGACGGCCGTAAAACTGACTGACGTGTTTCCTAACTTCACAGAAGCCTGGATTACAGTGGAAGGGGAAACAGGCAGCAACAAGCTTGTGATCCCCGAGGACGGCTTCCCCGAGGAGGACAAAATGATTATGTTGGGATGCAGCCTCAAGACGGTCTCAGGTGAtgacaagaagaagaacgagaacaCAACTGTACAGGAGGAGCCTACGTGTAAAGTAAAGGTGGTTATCCCCGCTGGAGGGAGGTCTTCTGCGGCGGCGTCAGGCCCGAGCTCTCCGATGTATGCCGTCGCTGTTGGATTGCTATCTCTTGTGGTTTCTAGTACATTCTTGACTTCGCACTAG